The stretch of DNA TATCTTCCAATTTTTTGTTTATTCTATTCAAAAATCCGCCTATTACTGTGATAGGATTTCTAATCTCGTGAGCAATTTTAGCAGTCATTTCTCCCATTGAAGCAAGTTTTTCTCTTTTTTGCATTTCTTTTTGAAGGTTGTATAGTTCGGTTATCTCGTCAAGAACTATAATTACCCCTTCAATTACACCTACTTCTTCATTTCTTAAAGGTGAACATTGAATGTCAAATATTCTCTCATCATCGGAAATTTCTATTTTATAGTTTTTTAATTTTAAATAATTTTTCGTTTCATAGACTTTTTCTATAATATTAATAATATCGTTTCCAAAAATATTTACTAATTCATTTATTGAAGAACCAATCATATTTTCCCGTGGAATAGAAAATAAAGATTCAGCCTTTTTATTCCATTCGTTTATTTTACCACTTTTATCAATAACTACAACAGCAAGAGCTAAATTCTGCAAAATATTATCTTTAAATCTTCTATAGTAATCCATTAAATCTTTTTGTTCTTCTAATCTTTTCGTTTTCTGTCTCAACTCTTGATAATTTTCTATCATTTCTAAAGCTAAGCCCATGTTATCTTTAAAAAGTTTCACAATTTCTATATCCATAGGAGTTATAGGGTTTTTATTTATTTTATTATCCACTATAATCACAGATTTTGTCTCCATCATTCCAGTAAGGGGAAATATAAGAAACTCCTCATTTTTTAAAATGTCATAAATATCTTCCAAATCTTCCCATTTTATTTGAAGCATTTGAGGAACTACATGAATTATTTGTTTCTTTTCTACAACCCTTTCTAAAATAGGATGGCCCTTATAAGCTAAAACCTTGCTCTCTAATTTAGTGGTTAATTTATTATTTGTAGGTAATTTTAAAGCTTCTTCTTTTAAATATTGCACCATACTACCATATTTTAAAGAAGTTATGTTGGCTTGTTTCCAAATTTCATTGGTATCTTCTTCATCATCAGGCCCTATCCAAAGTTTTGGAACTAAAAATCCTCGAATTTTATCTTTTTCTAAGTAAAGTGCCCTATTGAATTTTAATCCCCTACCAGAAGTTAGTCCCAGAAGCATAATTTTTATCGCAATGTTCTTATCATAAACTGAACGAACAGCTTGCGAAATTTTATCTAAAGAATTCATTCTATTCAAGTATTCTTTTTGTTCTTCTATAAGTTTTTCATGACTTTCTTTTAACTTTCTTAATTTATCAACTTCACTTTGTAACTTATTGTATAACTTAATTCTATGAATAGAAAAAGCCAACCTTTTAGCACTATCTTTTAAAATACTGAAATCTGTTTCATCAAAATTCTTATATGTTCTAAAATCATATCCTTCTACTCTATTATACGTAGCTATTACTCCATATATTTCGCTGTTTTGCTCAATTTTAGCGTACATAGAAGACTTTAAATCAATATTAAAGGGAATAACGTAATTTTCAAAGCTCTCCCTTCCAACAAATATGAAACTATTCTTTTCAAAAACGACTCTACCTTCGATGGAATTGTTAATACTTAAAGTCTTATGTAAAACTTGATCTTCATTTATTCCTACAAAATTTTGAAGTAATAATTCATCTTGCGATAAATTCCAAAAAGCTACGCATTCAGCATGCAAAGAATCTTTTAAAAAGCACAGTACCTCATTTATAATAATTTCTTCACGATCAATCTTTTCAATAATTTCAGTTAATTTCTCCATAATAGAAACTTTATTTTCAAGTTCTTTGATTTTTAAAGTTTCCAAAGATAAATGAATTAATATACCATAAGAATCAATTTCCTTAACGATTTTATCCTCGTTATTATTTTCGAAAAAACCTGCGGCTGCTATTAATTGATTACTAAAAAAAATAGGGTATATATATAATAAGTTATTATCAACATTATCACACGACTGATCCAATCGAATTAAATTTTTTTGAATATCATAACAAATTTTTTTGCCGGAAAAAAAACTCTTTTTAATCTCTTCATTACCTCTAAGATATACTCTAACTTGTCTATATTCTTCTAAAGAACTCGCCATACATTTTAAAACTTCTCTTGCCGATTCATAAATAAAAACAACATTATGTTGTGAAAGACTTTTCTGAAGTTGCTTAGAAATTTCTTGAAAACTTAACTCTAATATTTTGTTAGGATCTTCACTTGTTATTATATCTAAAAAGTTATTAATCAATTTAATCATCCTCCATAAAAGCTTTCATAACGCCACTTTCAAAAGGTTCAAAACTTAAGTTTTTTCAGTCTTTTATTTTAATTTTTAAAAATATTCCTGTTTTGCTATTCTAAATTTTTATTAACTACCGTTTCATTCAACGTATTAGATCCCAAAGTACCAAAATTTACTTCACCTTCGACGAATACACTCCTCTTATTTATGAAACATAGACTTCAATTCATTATTCTCGTTCAAATATTAATCTTTAAAAGATGTGTTTTCTTAACTTATATATATATTATATCACTTACTTTATTTTATGCTTACTTTAGAAATGATAATTTTTAGAAAATAAACTTTTGAGTTTATAACAACCAAGTTCGAAACCTGACAGAGACGTATTTCTTTCTTTAGAATGGTGTTCTTTAGCTACATGTACCAAAAAACTAAAAAAATTAAGAATTAGTGAGAATTATGTAGAAACTTTATAAAAGATAATTTTTCAGAAATAAGCATTTGAATTTAAAACGGGTCCAGGGCGGAGCCCCCCCTTTGTCTCGGTAAAAGCACCGAAAAGGTTAAAGAAATTAAGAATTAGTGAGAATTATGTAGAGACTTTATAAAAGATAATTTTTCAGAAATAAGCATTTGAATTTAAAACGGGTCCAGGGCGGAGCCCTCTTTCTCTCTTTCGCTACACGTAGCGAAAAAGTTAAAGAAATAGATAATTTAAGATCAAAACTATAAACATAAATAATTTATTTTTTGTCTTGACAAATAAGATAAAAAAGGTTATAATAAAAACAGGATTTAGCACTCATAAATTAAGATTGATAAAACAAAACATTTCTGTATATTTAAAGTGGAGGTGAATAATATGAGATTTAATCCTAACGATTTTACTGAAAAATCTTTGAAAGCAATTCAAGAAGCACAAAATCTATTAGCTTACTCAGGCGGTAATATCATGAAGCCAGAGCATCTTTTGTTGGCTATTTTAAATATGAGCGATCCTGAGGTTGAGAAAATTTTTGAAGGGAAGGATTTGAATCTTTTAAGAAATAAACTTGAAGATGCAATTTCAGAAGAGATGGGAGTTTATTATTCTTTTCCCTACTCAGGAGGAGGGATTTACATTTCGAATAGTTTGGGAAATGCGATAAACATTGCAAAATCAGAAACTATTAAATTGGGAATGAAGAAGATTCCTGTTATTGCACTTGTACTTGGCATTATGTTAGAAGGTAATTCTTATGCTTCAAAACTTTTGTCGTCTTTTACTTCAGAAAGAAGAGTCCGAGAAGTTCTTCAAGAGCTTATGGAAAACGGCGATGAAGAAGTAGATGCTGAAGGTGCAGATCCACTCAAAAGATTTGCTATAGACTTAACAAAAGAAGCAAAGAAAGGGAAACTACTGCCTGTAATTGGAAGAGAAAAAGAAATAAAAAGAATTATTGAAATATTGTCTCGAAAACAAAAAAACAATCCGGTGTTAGTCGGAGATGCAGGTGTTGGAAAAACTGCAATTGTAGAAGGATTAGCTCAATTGATAGTAGATGAAAGTGCCCCGGATTATCTAAAAAATAAAAAAATTTTACAACTGGATATGGCAGCTTTATTAGCCGGAACAAAGTTTAGAGGAGAATTTGAAGAGAGATTAAAAGCTGTTATTGATACTGTAAAAAAACATAAAGATGAGATTATCTTATTTATAGATGAATTGCATAATATAATCGGTGCAGGTGTAGCTGAAGGGAACGCAATGGATGCTGCAAATATTTTGAAGCCTGCCTTAGCAAGAGGTGAAATAAAAGTAATAGGTGCCACTACATACGATGAATACGTAAAATATATCGAAAAAGATAAAGCTTTGGCAAGAAGATTTCAACCAATATTTGTTCAGGAGCCAACTGTAGAAGATAGCATTGAAATATTAAAAGGACTTAAAGAATCCTATGAAAAACATCATAGAGTAGAAATACTCGACGAAGCTATAGAAGCTGCTGTAAAACTTTCACAGAGATATATTACAGACAGATTCTTACCCGATAAAGCTATAGATTTGATTGATGAAGCATGCGCAAGGGTAAAATTAAGAAGCTCAGGAAAACCTGAAAAAGTAATCGAATTAGAGAGAAAAATGCAGAAATTAGAAGAAGAAATTAATAAATTAACCCTTGAAGAGAAGTATGAAGAAGCTTCAAAGAAAAAGGCAGAATATTTTGATTTACAAAAAGAATTAGAAAAAACCGAAAAAATGGCAAAAAGTTTGCAAACAGAAAGTAATAATGTAGTTGATGAAGATGTTATTGCTTCTATAGTCCAAGAATGGACCGGAATACCTGTTACAAGAATGGTTGAAGATGAAAAGAAAAAACTTGCAAATCTTGAATCAGAAATTCATAAGAGGTTGGTTGATCAGGATGAAGCTGTTAAAACTATCGCAGAACACATAAGAAAAGCAAGAGCAGGATTGAAAGATCCTCGTAAACCGGTTGGATCTTTTTTATTCTTAGGGCCAACCGGAGTAGGTAAAACAGAGTTAGCAAAAACCTTAGCTGAAATTTTGTTTGGAACAGAAGATGCTCTAATAAGAATAGATATGAGTGAATATATGGAGAAATTTAACGTTTCAAGATTAATAGGTGCTGCTCCCGGTTATGTAGGATACGAAGAAGGAGGCCAATTAACAGAAGCAGTAAGAAGAAGACCTTATTCAGTAGTATTGTTTGACGAAATAGAAAAAGCTCATCCCGATGTGTTCAATATGTTATTACAGGTTCTTGATGATGGAAGATTGACAGATTCACAAGGAAGGACTGTCAACTTTAGTAATACTGTCATAATAATGACATCAAATATAGGTTCTGAACAGATAAATAAAAGTAAAAGAAATTTAGGATTCATAGGAGAAGAAAGCGAAGAACAAAACTATGAAAATATAAAAAATGAAGTTATGACTCAAGTTAGAAATGTTTTTAGACCCGAATTTATAAACAGATTAGATGATATTATTGTATTTAAACCATTAAATGTAGAACACATTAAGGAAATAATTAATATAATGATTAATAAATTGCAAGAAAGATTAAAAGAAAAAAATATAAAGATTCAAATCACTGAAGCTGCTAAGGATGTCATTGCAAAAGAAGGGTTTGATCAAGTTTACGGTGCAAGACCTTTAGCAAGAGTTATCGAAAGAAAAATAGAATCACCTCTTGCAAACATGATAATTGAAGATACAATTGGTGAAGGAGATACTGTTATAGTTGATTCAAAAGATAGAGAAACTTTAGAAATAAGAAAAGCAGGAGGAGAATTATTAAAAAAACGGGATTAATAAATCCCGTTTTTTTAATATCGATGATTTTTAATCCATTACTTCAAAATCTTCTTTTGAAGCTCCACACACAGGACAAGTCCAATCATCTGGTAAATCTTCAAAAGAAGTTCCAGCTTCTACTCCGTTATCTGGATCGCCTACTTCTGGATCATAAATATACCCACAAATCGTGCATCTATACTTTTTCATTTTTATCAACTCCTAAATTCACTTAATTTACTGTCACTTTTTTCGTATTTTCCCATAATCCATGAATATTACAATGTGAAAGAGCAATAAGTGTAGCAGATTTTGACAATCTGATCTTAGCTTTTACATAAGGTTCTCCCACTACAGGTCCAAAAATATACCTTCCTAAGTGAACAGTGTTGGGATCATCTTCGTATTGAGCAAAAAGATCTATCCATTCTATATGGTGTTCAACGGTGTTAGGATGTTTTATTTCTTTTCCAACTTGTACTTCAACTTCAAATTCTTCGTTTGCTTTAACGATATCTGGGCAATCGATTGTTGGAACGTGTTTCTCTTCTTTAAAATCTTTAATTTTGATTACTTCACCTAACAATCTTATACCCCCTTTCCTTTCAAAAAGTATAAAAATTAAAATTCATATACATTTTAAAAACAACTATATTTTCAAAAACCTTCGTTCCTACAAAACATCAAGTTAAAATTCTACAAACTTACTCTTTGGGGCTCCACAAACCGGACATTTTTCAGGAGCTTCTCCTTCCACAGTATAACCACACACGTCACAAATAAAGATCTTACCAACCTCTACATCTTTACCTTGATCTGCAACCTTTTTAGCATTTTTGTACCATTCTGCGTGTATTTTTTCAGCTTCTAAAGCAAAATGAGTGGTTCTTACAGCTTCCTTTTCTCCTTGAAAATCAGCAGCATTTTTGTATACTGGATACATCTCTTCTATTTCAAAAGTTTCGCCGTCAATACATTGTTGCAAATTATCCGTTGTTGAACCAATATAACCCAACGCCCTATAATGGTTTCTTGCATGAACATATTCTGCATGAGCTATAGCCTTCCACATTCTTGCTAAATTTTTAAGTCCTTTTTCCTCAGCCTCAGCAGCAAAAATCAAATATTTCATATGTGCTTTAGATTCTCCACAAAAAGCATCCTCTAAAAATTGCTTTGTCATAGCTCTATTAACCATTGAATCAACCCCCTTTTTACAAAATTTTTAAAAAATACAAGTTCTTTAATGTAAATTATAGCATGATTATTTTTAGTAAAGATTAAAATTTTTTAAAAATATACTGAATTAATTAGTTCTTGCTTGAAAAATTGCTTTTGAGAGATTGAATAAAACGTTGAATTTGTTCGATGTTGTCCAATACAACCCTTATATTATTTATGAATTCTTTTACAGAAGAAGAAATTTCTTGAGCTGTGGCGGATCCCTCTTCTGAAATAGCTAACAAACTTTGAGTATTTTTACTTATTTCTTCTAATTTTTTCCCTTCGGTTTGAAGTTCTACTAATATTTTAGAAATTTCAACTGAAATGTTTTCTATATTATCTGCAGAGATTTTATTTTCTTCCGAACTAATTTTAAGATTTTTTGCCCCTTCTTTCATAGATTGAAACTCTTTCGCTATACTTTCAGAAAGATTCTTGATTACACTCGAAATTTTATTAAGAATTTTATCAATTTGGGAAGCTGCGTCTTTACTTTCTTCGGCAAGAGATCTTATCTCATCTGCTACAACCGCAAAACCTCTGCCGGCTTCTCCAGCTCGAGATGCCTCTATAGCCGCATTTAAAGCTAACAAATTTGTTTGATCAGCTATTCTTCTTACAGTATCAACTACCTTTAGTATTTCCCGTGTATCGTTTTCTAAATTATTACTGTCTTGAACTAATATATCAAACCTCTTACTCATATTTTCAATTTCCAGAGAAGATTTTTCAACTCTTACTGAAGAATTTGTTATTTTTTTAACAGCATCCTGTAAAGATACAACCATATCATTTTCTCTTGAAATAATGTTTTGAATAGTATTAACATTCACTTCTACTACATTTGATATAGATTCGGCATCGTTTGCGGTCTGTTGAGAACTTATCGCTACTTGTTCTATCAATTCATTTATTGAATCACTTATGGACTTCATTTCTTGGGCATTTTCCGCAACTCTTCTCGTAAAAGTTTCTATTTCCTCTATATCTCCAGTAATATTTATCATTAATCCATTTAATTCACTTCTCAATTTATCTATCTCATATGAATGTCCTTCTAACATCTTTTCACCTTTTAAAAGCTCAGGTTCATCAAAATTCCTTTCAGAGAGTTTTTTAATTCCACTATTAGAGGCACTAAATATATTTTTAAAGTATCTTCCCATAGAAAAAATAAATATCCCCGAAGAAATTGCTGTAATTGCTGAAACTAATAAATTGTTATTAAAAATACTTCCCAAAATCCACGACACAAAAAATACAATTAGAATCGTATAAAAGGTAAGTGAAGTAAAAAATGTTTTCATAAAAGAAAGACTAATTGCTATAAAAAATCGGGCTTTATTTATTTTTGCATAGGGTTTTTCACTTTTCAATTTTATCTTCATGAAACTACCTGTTTTACTTTTTCCTTGATCTATTATTTCATAATCAATCTTTTCCCCAAAAAGCTCTGACGATCCTTCTAAAAGACCTAAAAAATAATATCCCATGTCTCTAAAAGAACGATAAATGATATAAGCAGAATTACTATCTATGATTTCAAACTCAATCGCAGGAGGTTTTGCACCGTTAATTCGTTTAGTTAAAGACTTATGAACATCGTTCATGGTTGATAGGAAAGCTAACAATCCTTTTCTTTTAAAAAAATTAGGATAATATTTTTTAAAGGTATAAATATTATTTTTTCCAAGTTCTTTCATAAGTTCTTCTTTGCTTTTATTTGCCTTTTTTGAAGCCAAATCAAGCATCTGAAAAACCTTATCGTCTTCTAAGTCTTCAAAAGGCGAAAAATGTTTATTTTTAGAAATTCCAATCTGAGAAAGCATATCATTCACAAAATCTTGTCCATAAGTATTTTTAAACGTTTCTAACCATGTTTCAACAATCATTCCTTTCATAAACTTTCCCCCTTATATATTATATAAAATTATATAAAAGTCATGCATTTTTACAGCTTCAAAATTTTGAAAACAAATATAATTTTATTTAAAAAATAAAAATAATCTAAACTTCTTGTTCTTAAAATTATACCATAAAAACAAATAAGCTATTAAAAAAATTTTTTGAAATGGTATAATTAAATTGGTACAACGTACTAAACAGGTTAAAGGAATATAAAAACTAATCATCAAAACATTTATAGAATCAGAGTTTCATAATTTCTAAAGCAAGTAAAAATTATATAGAGACTTTAGAAACGGAGAGTTTTCCTAAAATAAGGTTTTGAATTTAAATTGGGTCCAGGGCGGAGCCCCTCTCCCCTCTCGGTACAAGTGCCGAATAACTTAAGAAATAAACAATTTGCCAAAATAGATAAAGACTTTAAAATGGAGAACTTTTTAAAAATAATCTTTTGAATTTAAATTGGGTCCAGGGCGGAGCCCCTCTCCCCCTCTTTCGCTATACATAGCGAAAAACTAAAGAAATTAAGAATTATTGAGAATTAGAACTTAGAATGACTAAAAAAGAAGTAGAGACTTTAGAAATGAGAGTTTTCAAAAAATAAGCTTTTGAATTTAAAATGGGTCCAGGGCGGAGCCCCTCTCCTCTCTCGGTACAAGTGCCGAATAACTTAAGAAATAAACAATTTGCCAAAATAGATAAAGACTTTAAAATGGAGAACTTTTTAAAAATAATCTTTTGAATTTAAAATGGGTCCAGGGCGAAGCCCTCTCCCCCTCTTTGGCCACAAGTACCAAAAGAGTTAAAAAATTCATATCTTGTAAGGATTGAAGTTATGGAGGTATTTTTAAAAAACTTTAAAACTAAAATATTGGCAAAACTTAAGTTTTATAATTTTTAAAGTAAGTGAAAAATTATATTTTAGGAGGATAAAATGTCAGATTATTCAGATTATGACGATAAAAACCTTGAATTACATATGTTAAAAGAAAAAATCGAAGCTTTAGAAAAGAAAGAAATGACAGTTAGACAAGAAATCGAAGATTTAAAATATCATCAAATGCAGGTAAACAATCAATTGAATCAAATTTTTCATTTACTTAAAATAATCTTTTGGTTAAGTATCGCTTTATCTGTATCTTTGTTGATCTTTTTGATTTTTATTCCACCTGTTATAATTGGCCTATGGATTATTTTTGGTATATTATTCTTAACTATAACTCTTTTATATTTTGGAATTAGATTTACTTCTAAAAAAATTGAATGAGAGGCGATTTTGTTGACAAAGCAAGAGGCTATTGACTTACTTCATGAAAATATTAAAACAGAAAGTCTTATAATACACTCATTATCTGTAAGCGCTATAATGAAAGAGCTTGCAAAAAGATTAGAAAAAGATGAAGAAAAATGGGAAATAACTGGGTTATTGCATGATCTTGATTATGAATTTACAAAAGAAAATCCCGAAATTCATGCAATAAAAACTGTAGAAATGCTTGATGATAAAGTAGAAGATGAAATTAAAGATGCAATCTTAGCTCACAATGAAAAAAAAGATATCGAAAAAGATATTGAAATTGCACTTTATGCTGCCGATCAACTTGCTGGGTTGATAACAGCCGCAATACTTGTTAGACCTAATAAAGACATAGAAGGTTTAACCGTTAAATCTTTAAAGAAAAAGTTCAAGGATAAAGCCTTTGCTAAAGGAGCAGACAGAGAAAAGATACAACAAATCCAAAGGCTAAATATAGAATTAGAAGAATTTTTTCAAATAGGAATAAACGGTATGATCAATATCAAGGATAAATTATCTTTTGATAAAGCTTAGAGACTAATTTTTGTGTTCATCTTCATTGCTATCATCTTTATTATCTTCTAATTCTTTTATTCTTAAGTTTACAATAGTAAAAAAAGATATGGATATCACTCCGAAGGTTGAAAATATCCATATAATAAGCGAAAACCAAAAAATTTTTTTAAACAAAAAAAAGAAGACTAAAAGAAGAGCAATTGAAATACTGAAATAAAATAAAAGAAATTTAAATATTCTTTTTTTGTTGTTATCCAAAACTATATTGCCTCCTTCTTTGAAGGTATGGAAAGTTCTACCTTAATCCCACATAAGTTTAAAAGCTTATTTTTATAAAACTACGTTATTTTCTTATGAACTAATTACAATAAAATTATAAATAAAAGGTGATGTCCTTGCAAGCTTTATTGACAATATTACCGGATCCTTTTTATACCAGAATAACAAATATTTGGATAGACTTGGAAAAAAGGTTTGGAATAAAATGGATAAAAGAAAATGTTCCATTTCCACATATAACTTGGAATGTGGCAGAAAAATATAATACAGAAAATTTTGAGCAAACATTAAAAAACTCATTAAAAAATTTAGTTTCAATAAACATAAAAACAGAAGGTTTAGGGATTTTTACTGGTGAAAAAATCGTACTGTATTTACCTATTAAACCATCAAAAGAAGTTTTAGAATTTCATGAATTTTTTTGGAATTTAGTTAACGTAAATCAAACAAAATTAAATAAATATTATGCACCTACTAACTGGTTTCCTCATATAACTTTAGCCGTAGAAGACATTAACAAAGAAAATATTGGACAAGTAGTTAGCTATTTATCTGATAAAAAATTTAAATATAACATAAAATTAGAGTCAGTTTCCATAGTTCAACGAGAATTAGGAAAAGAAGTAATTATTAAAAACACCTTCGGCATACCAAAAAAACCAAAAATACGAAATAATTAAGTGTTCCTTGATTTTCTTCCCAATCTTTCTAATAAAACAACAAATAATACGCCTATTAAACCAAATATTATAAGGACCGTTAAATTATCTATTCGAGACAAAGGGGCTCTCAAACCTCCTACCATTAATCCTATTAAGAAATACATTGTAAAAGCATAGAATTTTTTCAACAACCATTGTAAAAATTTGCTCATAACGGCTATACCTAATATGGCACCTAACACAAAAACCATTAAAACTATAAAATTCAATTCATTTACAGCCTTAACTATATAATCATATTGGTTCATCATTAACAGTACAAAAGATCCAGATATTCCTGGAAGAACCATCGCACAAATTGCAAAAAAACCAGATAATAAAATTACTGGTAAAGAATGATCAACTGTTAGGGTTTTCAAACCCGAGATGTAAAAAGCCAATAAAAATCCTAATACAGAAGAAAAAATAAACAAGATAGTTTTATTCTGAGAAACTTCATGCTTCTCTTTTTTAGATATTTCACCAAACAAAAAGAAAATACTGGCAATGATTAAACCTGTAAAAAAAGAAAATACACCATTTTCATAATTGGTCATTAAAAAACCTATAACGTTTAAAGATGCAAATAAACCAACAAAAACTCCTATATAAAGTATTAATAGAAATCTAAATTCCTTACTTTTTATTAACTTTTTCAAATGCGAAATATTACTAAAAAAGTAAGACCATGAAGAAATAAACTTTTCATAAATACCAACTATTAATGCAATAGTAGCTCCTGAAATTCCAGGAATTGAATCAGCTATGCCCATGAGTATTCCGTCTATAAATACAATGAATTTTTGTAAATTCATATTGCCTCCTTAAACTTCTTTTCTTTAACTTCTTCGCTGCGTGTAGCGAAAGAGGAATGAGGGCTCCGCCCTGGACCCGCTATAAATTCAAAAGCTCATTTTCTGAAAACCTTCATTTCTAAAGTTCTTATCTAATTCTCACTAATTCTTAATTTTTTTGACTTTTTCGGTACTTGTACCGAAGAAAGGAGAGAGGGCTCCGCCCTGGACCCGCTATAAATTCAAATGCTTATTTTCTGAAAATCTTCATTTCTAAAGTTCTTATCTAATTCTCACTAATTCTTAATTTTTTTGACTTTTTCGGTACTTGTACCGAAGAAAGGAGAGAGGGCTCTGCCCTGGACCCGTTTTAAATTCAACCGCTTGTTTTTATAAAATTCTCGTTTTCAAGGTTCCTGTCTAACTACGATTTTTTTACTTCTTCGCTGCGTGTAACGAAAGAGGAATGAGGGCTCTGCCCTGGACCCTTTTTAAATTCAAAAGCTCATTTTCTGAAAATCTTCATTTCTAAAGTTCTTATCTAATTCTCACTAATTCTTAATTTCTTTAACTTTTTCAGTACTTGTACCGAAGAAAGGAGAGAGGGCTCCGCCCTGGACCCGCTATAAATTCAAAAGCTCATTTTCTGAAAATCTTCATTTCTAAAGTTCTTATCTAATTCTCACTAATTCTTAATTTCTTTAACTTTTTCAGTACTTGTACCGAAGAAAGGAGAGAGGGCTCTGCCCTGGACCCGTTTTAAATTCAAACGCTTGTTTTTATAAAATTCTCGTTTCCAAAGTTCCTACTTCTTTCCTAAAAAATACCTAAAAAAAACCCCGCATAATGCGGGATAAGTTGGGGATTTTATTGGGGGTTATTATTTTTCTATTAGAAATTTTATATTCAAAAACTTAATGTTTCCTTAAAATTTTAAGAAAAGGTTCTATGTCCATTATATCGACGTTCAACCCCAATTCAATGCCAACTTTATTTTCCCCATGATAGTCGGAACCCGCTGTCATAATTAATTCATATTTTTTTGCCAATTGCTTATATTCTTGGACCATGGTTTTTGTATGAGATGAGTAATACACTTCTATGCCATCTAATCCCATAGCCTTTAAGTCAGAAATGAGTTTTTCTAAATCTTTACCATATACCTTTGTTTGATACGGATGGGCTAAAACAACAATTCCACCTGCTTCTTTTATAAGTTTTATTGCTTGTTCTGGCTCTAATCTTTTTTTGTCTAAATAGAGCGGTGCTCCTTTTTTTAAGTATTTATCAAAAGCTTCTTGTTTATCTTTAACATATTTCTTTTGGACCATCAAGTTAGCGAAATGCGGTCTGCCTATTAATTCTTTCCCGGCTTCTTGCTGTAATTCTTCCAAAGTTATATCAAACCCATAATTTTTCATATTTTGTATCATTTGATC from Petrotoga sp. 9PWA.NaAc.5.4 encodes:
- a CDS encoding class II SORL domain-containing protein, producing the protein MLGEVIKIKDFKEEKHVPTIDCPDIVKANEEFEVEVQVGKEIKHPNTVEHHIEWIDLFAQYEDDPNTVHLGRYIFGPVVGEPYVKAKIRLSKSATLIALSHCNIHGLWENTKKVTVN
- a CDS encoding rubrerythrin family protein — protein: MVNRAMTKQFLEDAFCGESKAHMKYLIFAAEAEEKGLKNLARMWKAIAHAEYVHARNHYRALGYIGSTTDNLQQCIDGETFEIEEMYPVYKNAADFQGEKEAVRTTHFALEAEKIHAEWYKNAKKVADQGKDVEVGKIFICDVCGYTVEGEAPEKCPVCGAPKSKFVEF
- the rd gene encoding rubredoxin, which codes for MKKYRCTICGYIYDPEVGDPDNGVEAGTSFEDLPDDWTCPVCGASKEDFEVMD
- a CDS encoding ATP-dependent Clp protease ATP-binding subunit; the encoded protein is MRFNPNDFTEKSLKAIQEAQNLLAYSGGNIMKPEHLLLAILNMSDPEVEKIFEGKDLNLLRNKLEDAISEEMGVYYSFPYSGGGIYISNSLGNAINIAKSETIKLGMKKIPVIALVLGIMLEGNSYASKLLSSFTSERRVREVLQELMENGDEEVDAEGADPLKRFAIDLTKEAKKGKLLPVIGREKEIKRIIEILSRKQKNNPVLVGDAGVGKTAIVEGLAQLIVDESAPDYLKNKKILQLDMAALLAGTKFRGEFEERLKAVIDTVKKHKDEIILFIDELHNIIGAGVAEGNAMDAANILKPALARGEIKVIGATTYDEYVKYIEKDKALARRFQPIFVQEPTVEDSIEILKGLKESYEKHHRVEILDEAIEAAVKLSQRYITDRFLPDKAIDLIDEACARVKLRSSGKPEKVIELERKMQKLEEEINKLTLEEKYEEASKKKAEYFDLQKELEKTEKMAKSLQTESNNVVDEDVIASIVQEWTGIPVTRMVEDEKKKLANLESEIHKRLVDQDEAVKTIAEHIRKARAGLKDPRKPVGSFLFLGPTGVGKTELAKTLAEILFGTEDALIRIDMSEYMEKFNVSRLIGAAPGYVGYEEGGQLTEAVRRRPYSVVLFDEIEKAHPDVFNMLLQVLDDGRLTDSQGRTVNFSNTVIIMTSNIGSEQINKSKRNLGFIGEESEEQNYENIKNEVMTQVRNVFRPEFINRLDDIIVFKPLNVEHIKEIINIMINKLQERLKEKNIKIQITEAAKDVIAKEGFDQVYGARPLARVIERKIESPLANMIIEDTIGEGDTVIVDSKDRETLEIRKAGGELLKKRD
- a CDS encoding ATP-binding protein — its product is MINNFLDIITSEDPNKILELSFQEISKQLQKSLSQHNVVFIYESAREVLKCMASSLEEYRQVRVYLRGNEEIKKSFFSGKKICYDIQKNLIRLDQSCDNVDNNLLYIYPIFFSNQLIAAAGFFENNNEDKIVKEIDSYGILIHLSLETLKIKELENKVSIMEKLTEIIEKIDREEIIINEVLCFLKDSLHAECVAFWNLSQDELLLQNFVGINEDQVLHKTLSINNSIEGRVVFEKNSFIFVGRESFENYVIPFNIDLKSSMYAKIEQNSEIYGVIATYNRVEGYDFRTYKNFDETDFSILKDSAKRLAFSIHRIKLYNKLQSEVDKLRKLKESHEKLIEEQKEYLNRMNSLDKISQAVRSVYDKNIAIKIMLLGLTSGRGLKFNRALYLEKDKIRGFLVPKLWIGPDDEEDTNEIWKQANITSLKYGSMVQYLKEEALKLPTNNKLTTKLESKVLAYKGHPILERVVEKKQIIHVVPQMLQIKWEDLEDIYDILKNEEFLIFPLTGMMETKSVIIVDNKINKNPITPMDIEIVKLFKDNMGLALEMIENYQELRQKTKRLEEQKDLMDYYRRFKDNILQNLALAVVVIDKSGKINEWNKKAESLFSIPRENMIGSSINELVNIFGNDIINIIEKVYETKNYLKLKNYKIEISDDERIFDIQCSPLRNEEVGVIEGVIIVLDEITELYNLQKEMQKREKLASMGEMTAKIAHEIRNPITVIGGFLNRINKKLEDNEDIKKYTKIISEELSRLENIVNEILEYSRGTKATQIEQVNLVESIREVLMMYEDFIKQKDIMLNTEWLEEKIFINADKDKIKQVLINLIKNAIEAVNQNGKIDLKVKVEGENVIFEITNDGTPLSDKVKENLFSPFFTTKSKGTGLGLAICKKIIEEEHKGKIYLVKSDESGTTFRFEIPIKNY